CGGTAAAATTTCGTTAACACAGGAACTCAGGGCACTTTGACAGCTAGCCCCGAAGTCACTCAATCATGTAGGCAATTCAAAATATAATCTACCACGCAAACGTCGGTTAAACTCGATAAAATGGAACTTCGAGGTaatgaatggaacgctttctgacaaattttacacacaaacggcttttcaaTAAATCAATACAACGGTCAGCTGTTGCCGAGCTTTCCATAGCGATACGCGATCAGAAAAAAGTGTGCACTAATTCGGTGTAGTGTGCCACTTCGAACAAGTCCCGCATACGGGATGGTATGTGGTATCTCCATTTACAATATCCAGTCCACTTAAGCTGAGGCCACACGAaacgtaaaattaatttttaatgtcaaaccgtttgcgcttatgtcaaaaagttTATGCCTCCGCGAAGACGTAAAaccaagcgtaaaaccgagcgtaaacactgtttgcatacactttgtttacaaacagagcataatgtaagttcttatttgctggtacagcaactAAATCTAAAATAAccgaaaaaaatatttaaaaatcgacttacctcttcgatttctattttctcgggccaaaaacacgaatgtaaacacgtttgacatttcggtataaaatattttatattttaagcctgcctACATGAAGCAAAAACGATTTTAACGttacatatttattttaagCTCGCTTGTACGGTTCGTGTGCTTCCCCAGTTATGCTTATTTCACCACTATTGCTTATGTGGTGAAACCCGTGCACTAGTGTAGATTGAAGTTTTctgtgaaacatttcacgctAGGCAAATGGGTAGGTCTCCTAGGGAgcggaccaaaaacaaatggccatCGGACAGAACGAATCGACCGCGGTTGTATGTGGTTGTTCCAGACCACAACTGTCCCAGTCGAATAAAATTCCTGATCGGGCTACAGTCCGCTGATCGACGATTGTCCTGCTTCTTATTTACTCCTTATCATGCGCTCTTACCCAACCATACACAAGCTCGAAGCAGTTTTGAAGAGAGCCGTCGGTTCACAGAGAAAACATCGAATATTCTATACGGGAAAAGAAGGCAGTCACAGGCCTCGGTGATGACCGTTCGGCTGTTAGATCACGATCAGATTGTGTTTTCGACTAGTTGTGTTTCAGTTTGTTGTCAATATAGTTATCACCTGAGTTTGAGTTGAGTTTATCCTTTAATCGATCAGTTAGCTCTCGAGGCAATATGATCGCTGTATCGTGGTGTGTTCTTTTTATTCCGGCATTGGCTGTGTCCGGCGTAGTTGCCTATGAGtatcaaatcaaaacacttgACGTCCCTATCGATCAGTTCAGCTTTACGAGCAATGCAACGTTTAAGTTACGGTAAGTTTTCCTTTGCGGATTTCCCGAAAGTTCATTCTATTGTATCCCGAAACGTAGTGACGACTTGTTTGATGGCGAAATCGTTGCCCtaacaaattgttttcactTGTTCCTCTAAGATAACAAATCTCGTTTGCACCGCCATTGGTAtttgctatttttttttttcataaacacCTATTTTCCTCTGCAGCTACTTGCACAATGATACTTACGCGCGAAGCGATGGTCCTATTCTTCTGTACGCCGGCAATGAGGGTGACATCGAGTTGTTTGCTCAAAACACCGGTTTCATGTGGGAGCTAGCTCCGAAGCTAAACGCAACGGTTGTTTTCGCTGAACACCGATACTACGGCAAGTCGCTTCCGTTTGGCAACCGTTCGTTCGAGTCGCCAGCCACACTCGGTTACCTCACCTCTGAGCAAGCACTCGCCGACTATGCGCTGCTACTGGGCACCATCAATACGGCGAACGGAACCAATCGCGCCAAGCCCGTTATTGTGTTTGGTGGCTCTTACGGTGGCATGCTGGCGGCCTGGTTTCGCATCAAGTATCCGCACCTGGTAGTGGGAGCGATCGCCGCATCCGCCCCAATCCGCCAGTTCCCTGATCTGACGCCATGTGGCGTTTTCAATCAGATCCTTACGTCGGTGTTCCGGACCGCCGACAAGCCAGAGTGCGTGCACAACATCCGCCGCTCGTGGCAGGTAATGTCTAATTATTCCGCGACCGCCGACGGGCTGCGCGTGTTGAACGAAAAGTTCCACTTCTGCACCAACCTTACGAAGGCGACCGACGTCACGGAAACACTGTTTGCCTATCTCGCCGACGTGTACGGCAACCTGGCGATGATCAACTACCCGTACGAGTCAAACTTTCTTGGACCGGTCCCAGCGTATCCCGTGCGTGAATTTTGCAGTCACCTGGCGCTGAACTATACGGGCGCGGAGCTACTCGATCGGCTGTCGCTTGCACTCAACGTGTATACCAACTATAGCGGACAGGTGCTTTGCCTTAACATTAACTCATCGTACGCCGGCACTGGACTCGACGATCATGCTTGGGACTTCCAGTCGTGCACAGAAATGGTAATGCCGATGTGCACGGACGGTGTGCACGACATGTTCCTGCCGCAGCAGTGGGATCTGCATGCCTACACCGAAAAGTGCTTCAAAAAGTTTGGCGTTCGGCCACGACCGACCAACGTGCTCATCAACTACGGGGGACAGTTTCTCGAGTGAGTTTCTTTTTAGCGAACTCCCTATTATACTTTGAACACAATTCAgatatattttacagtttgtAGGTCAGCTTAGCGTTGCTATCTGTTCCTTAGCTTGTTAcatgtgttttgtgtggtttgcTACGTTATCACTGTCACTCATGtcacttttactttctttctCCTGTCCCAGCAGTAGTAGCATTACGAACATTGTCTTCAGCAACGGCCTGCTCGATCCGTGGTCTGGAGGAGGCGTGCTGCGTTCAAGCaacgataaaattaaaatcataCTCATCCCAGAAGGCGCCCATCATATCGATCTGCGTGCTTCGAACCCGAAGGATCCGGAAACGGTGGTTCTAGCACGAGAAAAGCACTATCGAAGCATACGTGACTGGATGTCGGAATATTGGCGGTTGAAGAGCTTCTGAGATCGCGAGATTGTCCGGGTCCCAGGCACATGCTACATGAGGGCGTTGTGCTTGTTTTCTTTGTAGCCAAGGAGAATGCCGCGATACGGACTTTTCTAAATTATCTTTGAACCGTACAGTGGCGATTGCTTCACGAACTCATTCAGCTTCGCCTCGAACAAATCCGACGTGACGGGCGTGCCCATCGTCCACAACGGATTCCGAACGACGTACTCAACCCAAAGCTGCAAAACCCAACAAAACTTAAGTGAAACTTTGCGAACGTTCCTCGTGCTTCTGCTAACACGAACCAATAGAAAGCAATAAAGTTTGATCGATTACAGAAGCGCTCGTCGGCTATCGTTGTCCTACCTTGCTGTAGATGGTTTGCAGAAACTCGCGAATGCCTGTCGAAGTGTTGTCCGTGTTGAGCACAAACTTCACGCCCGACGGTAGCTCCAGATAGTTGAGCGCATATTTATTCGTTTTGTAGTGCAGAAAGCCCGCCTTGGGGTCCATCGGTGATATCTTACTAACGAACGATTTGATCGAAAACAGCATCCCGTACATGAGCTTCGCTTCCTGAGCCGTTACCATGTGGATGATGGATATATTATTAATTGCGACAGTCAAATAAACGGCTTTTTTTGCACTGCAATCATCTTAAGATGGAAATTGAACAAATAATCGCCTACCTCGTCTTTCGTAATGCCAGAGTGTTTAAGGCGATTCCATTCGCCATAGTAGAGCAGTGTTCCGTATTTGTCGAAGATGTACAGATTACAGATCGTCATTTTGGTGCCGCGCTTGGTTACGCGCTTTAACCAACCAAGGGACTGACTTTACAAAGGGCTACAGCCCGAACAACCCGAATCAAGAAAGGATCGTGTTGATCAGTGAAAACGCCTTACCAAGTTCTGACGTGGTGGTCGTTCAGTGCGGATGTGCTTTGTGCTGTTTAATAATTTAAGCTGTTGTCAAGCAAGCGGTCAGGGTTGATGGTTCGGTGCGGTTTCGGTCGTAGCAGTTTGCCTGGACCTGGTGTTGACTTTGGTTGATTGATAGGGAGTTTGTAAACTATATCGAAAATTGTAAATAAAAGCGTAAGGTGGAATccggtgtgtggtttgttGACAGTTCAGAACGGGCACCTTCGTGCCACAGTTGCCCAACAAAACACAAGAGCTGTTGCCACAATCTACACAACTAACGTGACAGCTGTGACAGCTGtgtcaaatttaaaaaaattaagtcGTTTAAAACTATGACTGAGGGGAAACTTGAGAGGCAAAACAGCTCGAGCAACAACACACTAGATAAACGGCTTAGTGCATGGCCTTTTAGAAGAAAATAATCGAGCTGTTCGAGCAATAGCGTCGCTGGCTGTCCAACCACCTGTCGAGCATCAGcaaccacagcagcaacaaatgtCGCGACAGgtgcagcaacatcagcagcaacagtaagTACAACTGTGGCAGTGAAGAACTGCGGCATGCAAAAAATACTACTCATTAGCAAACCGTATTTCCTAATGATTTGAATGAAGGCCATTATTTGGTCTTCTTTGGATTTGCAAGCTTTCTAGCAAGTAACCGTCCCTGTGATAATGACAGAGAATTCGTTTGCTGTGAATAAGGCTTGGTGCATCATTACtacgtttcttttgtttttcattttactgCTTTTACTTCTTGAATGTAGGTAAATGTAAATGTCTTGAATGTTCACTGCAAGCTACGTTTCTCTGTTCCGCCGAAACTTTAATACGTTCGAACAGAGGAGCCCTGTTCCATAGAATATGGTTCTATACGAAGAGCTGTACCTAGACGAAATttagaaacaatcgaaacttGGCCACCAGAATATGACTCCTTCGAAGAAATAACGAAGGAATAACAACAACAGAGATAATACTGATAATcatattgttgttgtgggtCCAACCATCGGTGGTTGGTAGTGTAAGAAATATGCTTTATTCGTTTTCCTGCCGCTATTTGGCAACAATAAGATATCTGCACCTTTTTTCCGAAAGGAGAAAGAGCGCGGGTCGGCAAGAAAGAGACGACCGAAcaggaggtggtggtggggagcctagagaaagagaaagaaagagagagagagagatggaaggATGAAAAGAAGAAAGGCCCGCATAATCAGATGAAGAGATGTTTCCATCGGTTTCTCTGTTTCACAGCGGCGGCCGTAGATTTGCATTTTGGAAGAAAGTGTTAGGAAAGCTGGCGGTCGTGGGGGCCATTAGGCAATTTTGGTGGATGCCGGGGTTACAACGGGTGCCTGATGGATTGGGCTGAATGCAGCGGCGCGTAAGACTG
This window of the Anopheles cruzii chromosome X, idAnoCruzAS_RS32_06, whole genome shotgun sequence genome carries:
- the LOC128267843 gene encoding lysosomal Pro-X carboxypeptidase isoform X2 encodes the protein MIAVSWCVLFIPALAVSGVVAYEYQIKTLDVPIDQFSFTSNATFKLRYLHNDTYARSDGPILLYAGNEGDIELFAQNTGFMWELAPKLNATVVFAEHRYYGKSLPFGNRSFESPATLGYLTSEQALADYALLLGTINTANGTNRAKPVIVFGGSYGGMLAAWFRIKYPHLVVGAIAASAPIRQFPDLTPCGVFNQILTSVFRTADKPECVHNIRRSWQVMSNYSATADGLRVLNEKFHFCTNLTKATDVTETLFAYLADVYGNLAMINYPYESNFLGPVPAYPVREFCSHLALNYTGAELLDRLSLALNVYTNYSGQVLCLNINSSYAGTGLDDHAWDFQSCTEMVMPMCTDGVHDMFLPQQWDLHAYTEKCFKKFGVRPRPTNVLINYGGQFLDSITNIVFSNGLLDPWSGGGVLRSSNDKIKIILIPEGAHHIDLRASNPKDPETVVLAREKHYRSIRDWMSEYWRLKSF
- the LOC128267843 gene encoding lysosomal Pro-X carboxypeptidase isoform X1, with product MIAVSWCVLFIPALAVSGVVAYEYQIKTLDVPIDQFSFTSNATFKLRYLHNDTYARSDGPILLYAGNEGDIELFAQNTGFMWELAPKLNATVVFAEHRYYGKSLPFGNRSFESPATLGYLTSEQALADYALLLGTINTANGTNRAKPVIVFGGSYGGMLAAWFRIKYPHLVVGAIAASAPIRQFPDLTPCGVFNQILTSVFRTADKPECVHNIRRSWQVMSNYSATADGLRVLNEKFHFCTNLTKATDVTETLFAYLADVYGNLAMINYPYESNFLGPVPAYPVREFCSHLALNYTGAELLDRLSLALNVYTNYSGQVLCLNINSSYAGTGLDDHAWDFQSCTEMVMPMCTDGVHDMFLPQQWDLHAYTEKCFKKFGVRPRPTNVLINYGGQFLDSSITNIVFSNGLLDPWSGGGVLRSSNDKIKIILIPEGAHHIDLRASNPKDPETVVLAREKHYRSIRDWMSEYWRLKSF
- the LOC128269332 gene encoding trafficking protein particle complex subunit 1; this translates as MTICNLYIFDKYGTLLYYGEWNRLKHSGITKDEEAKLMYGMLFSIKSFVSKISPMDPKAGFLHYKTNKYALNYLELPSGVKFVLNTDNTSTGIREFLQTIYSKLWVEYVVRNPLWTMGTPVTSDLFEAKLNEFVKQSPLYGSKII